ATTTCCCATGACACGCCGCATATGGACTGGCTGGGTTGATTTCGATAAAGAGATGATTTTTTAAAATATTTTGATGGCTTTTAAATAATTCTTGTCTAGGATGTTTGTGGGCAACCTCATTCTAAACCATTCTCATTTCGTTAATTAAGTCACTTAGTAAATACTTAGCGATGAGGAGTGCGGCGTGCCTAAAGCGATCTGGAATGAGGCGATTCTGGTAGATTCCGATGACACAGTAACAGTGGACGGAGACGTGTACTTTCCACTCGAATCTGTTAACAGTAATTTTCTTAAGAAGAGTTCTTCAACCTCGACCAGTCCTCAGAAAGGTAAAGCATTCTTCTACTATGTGGTGGTTGAGGATAAAGTCAATCGCGATGCCGCCTGGTACTATCTTGATCCGCAAATAGAGTATGGAGAGCTCAAAAACCGAATCGCCTTCTGGAAAGGTGTCGAACTCTACAAAGATTCCTGAAGGGACAGGCTGGTTTCTTTACGAACTATACCATCTGATCAGTTTCTTGTTGTCTTGAGAACGAGACAGATTTTTAACTCTGCTTCGAAAATGAGGTAACCCAAATACCGGTGAGTAGCCGTGATGATGATCGGCAATCGCCATCGCCTCATTCACGTCTTCCGGTTTCAAGTTGCTTCTATCTTCCCCCGCTGCAATCCAGCGTGCAATCCACAGGATCGCTGGAAACATTAACGCCAGATGATTAAATCCTTCCGCGAAGGGAATGTCATAGTAGGCAGCTCCCAGAAAATGCAGACCTTCGATTTTGACGCGATAATATCGGAAAAACAATTTCTCACTTTCCGCTGGTAAGCCACCAAAAGGCTGTTCTACCTGCGAAAATGCAACGGAATGAAACCGTTCCTGCAGACAGGGAATCTGCCCCTTTCCGATGGCAAATTTCAACGCAGATTGCAGTAATCCGATGCGTCGTCCCAGACCACGAGAGGATTCCGCATATGTATCTTTACGGGCATATTGGGCTGCCAGGAGACGAAACTGAATCCCTCCCAGTCGACTTGGTGCGATCGGATCCAACTCCAGATCGGCAGGTAATTCCTGCAGGGTTGCCTGAAAAATCAGTTCCAGAAACTCATCCAGTCGTTCACCCTGAATGGTCTCGAATCGAGAAGGTTCGATCAATTCCACAAAGCTGATCGCGCGCAGCAGACAAATTTGAAACGGTGTCTCTTTTGATTCAAAAAACTGATTTAATTTTGCAACGACTCTTAAAGTATCAGGCCAGCTCAGGGATTCCCGGGAATTCAACCGTGGCGCAGGAGGAGTCTTGCGACGTTTAGGGAGCACCTGATCTACAATCTTCCGAATGGCGGGCTCCTGCTGGTCAACCCGTTTACCCAGATTTGAAACGACAGAGGGGCAACTGAATCGCAGGCTGACAGCCACATCATTGCCCGCCGGATGAAATGCATACGGATAGACCTGACAAGCCAGAGGTTTGGCGGGTTCTCCGAACTTCGCGTGAATGCGACACAGCCCCTGCTCATTCAGAAAAACACAGGAACCATCCTCCTGGTGAGCCAGTCGATACCGCTTGCTCGTCGGCGACAGCCCCAGCTTTTCAAACACTGGCTTGCCCGCGGGGATCGATTTATCCAGATCCCAGCGCTGCTTTTCAATTCGTTCTTTTTCCTCAACTGTGATCTCGATCTCATGCTGTTTGCAGCAACCACCACAGTTATGGCAGTTCCAGTTCTGGATCACAGGCAGCTTCAAGCGGGGAGACGGCATACGTACTCTTTAGTCAGTGGCGGAATCTGTTCGGCGGAATCTGTTCAAATAATCTGTGGTTTATTGTAAAGATTACAAAAACCAAACGCAAAGTAAGCCGGGGAACTGATTTTCTTCCCAACTTTTCCAGAGGAAGAATCAGAATCGCAGTTTCGGTATAGACACATATTCAAGATTCCCTAAAATCCCGCTCGCTTACTGGAAACAAGAGCGTTTTTGTAGCTGTCTCCCCGCAGAGGCAATTCACTGCAATCCCCGCTGCAAGTGATACAGAAACTCCCGAATTCCTGTTTTCAGATAGCACCCCGTCCATAGATTTTTCCCTTATCTGCAGATGACCAGTCTCTTCCGGGAAAGTATTTGGAACTTTAAGGACCCTATCATGTCGACACGTTATTTTTTCAATATGAGCTGGTGCGCGCTTCTGAGCTGCGCTTTCACCGGATGCTATTCCCATCATCAGTATCCTTATGGTGGAACTTATCCTGGCCCTTATGGAGCTCCTGGTCCTTACGAAATGGCACCTGGAACCGTAATGCCCGGCAGCATGCCCCCTGGCAGTTATCCTGTGCAACCCGAACTCGGTCAGCCGGTTCCTCCACCACAGGGATCGCTCCCTTCTCCCAATTCACAAGCCTACAGTGACGCGTTTCCAGGAAATACGAATAACACCAACTACGATGGCGTCGATAACCAGTGGAAGCAGCCCGTGAACAGTAATCCCGGCGCAGCCACTCCCTTTGATGCAAATTCGACCGCTTCCGGACGAAATCTCAATCCCGGCAGCGGCATCAACAATAACCTTCCCGGTAACCAGACGGTCCCCAGCTATCAGGACCCCAACCAGATTCAACCCAATAATCAGCCATTAAATAACGAATTTCCCGGCAACAGTAACCCTGCTCCCAGCAACAACGCATTCCCGGGAGATTCAGGAGATACCTTCGAAAGTAATTCAACCCCGAAACCATCTGCAGGCACTTCAACTCAGATGAATGACCAGTTCGCCCCCAGCGGCGGCGATCAGTTTCAAAACAATCAACCCAGCCAGTTCGAACAACCTGATCAATTCCAGCAGCCCAAAGATGAATTTGAATCAAATCAAGGCTTCAGTGTTCCCAATCCCGTACAAAACCAGAACCCGGTTGAGCAGCAGAGTTTCGAGAGCAGCGACGATACTTTCGGCGCGAATCCCAAAAAATTCGAAGCCAATCCCATGCCCGCTGACGATACCTTTAATCAGAACTCCTTCGACAGCAGCCAGGAATTTCAACCTCCAACCAAACCATTTCCAGGTAACGACGGCGGCGATGATATCTTCGGACCAAATAACAGTTCGACGATGAAACCAGCAACTGGAAAAGTCAGTCATGCCGATCACCAGAGATCTGCTTCAGGACCTCAACTGGTCAGAGACGATTCCTTCATGCAGCCCGCTAAATTCCAACCTGCTTCATTTGATCTCCCCGCCGGCAGCAACCAGCAAGCTCCCTCCCCCTTTAATTATGATAAACAAAACTACCGCTGGTTACGGGGAATTATCGAATTTGATGAACAGGAAAAATCCTGGAACATCACCTACAATGCCACTCCCGAAAAATCCGATAAATTTGGCGGTAATATCGTACTCATCGATCAAGGTAAATTGAATCGCTTTACCAACGGCGATGTCGTACTCCTGGATGGCTCTATTGACGGCTCAAAACAGGACCGGATGGGAAAACCCTGTTATCGCATCTCAAAAGCACAACGACTCGTTCCCAAAAAATAAATCGGCGAAACTGACGAATCAGAATTCCCCTCCCGATGAAAAATATACAGCCCTGCTCACAGGGCTTTTTTTATTGGCTATGCGTGAAAACGCGTTTTTTTCTCTCTGCTGGTATTTTCACCTGTTAAAATCGCCAGTATCAAACCCGCTGATGGCAGACGAATCTGAAAATAATTCCGTAAAACACTTCCGGAGATTCAGTGAACTTGAAGTGTGAAACGCGCCAGTTCACGACAATAATTCGCCATAGTCTTGCCTGTTCCCCGTCTCAATTGACCTGCATTTCA
The sequence above is a segment of the Gimesia algae genome. Coding sequences within it:
- a CDS encoding DUF427 domain-containing protein, coding for MPKAIWNEAILVDSDDTVTVDGDVYFPLESVNSNFLKKSSSTSTSPQKGKAFFYYVVVEDKVNRDAAWYYLDPQIEYGELKNRIAFWKGVELYKDS
- a CDS encoding YkgJ family cysteine cluster protein, with the translated sequence MPSPRLKLPVIQNWNCHNCGGCCKQHEIEITVEEKERIEKQRWDLDKSIPAGKPVFEKLGLSPTSKRYRLAHQEDGSCVFLNEQGLCRIHAKFGEPAKPLACQVYPYAFHPAGNDVAVSLRFSCPSVVSNLGKRVDQQEPAIRKIVDQVLPKRRKTPPAPRLNSRESLSWPDTLRVVAKLNQFFESKETPFQICLLRAISFVELIEPSRFETIQGERLDEFLELIFQATLQELPADLELDPIAPSRLGGIQFRLLAAQYARKDTYAESSRGLGRRIGLLQSALKFAIGKGQIPCLQERFHSVAFSQVEQPFGGLPAESEKLFFRYYRVKIEGLHFLGAAYYDIPFAEGFNHLALMFPAILWIARWIAAGEDRSNLKPEDVNEAMAIADHHHGYSPVFGLPHFRSRVKNLSRSQDNKKLIRWYSS